A single region of the Paramicrobacterium fandaimingii genome encodes:
- a CDS encoding sulfatase family protein encodes MIMSDDHAAQAVSAYTSAINETPNIDRIADAGMRFDSCFCTNALCTPSRASILTGTYSNVNHVTTLSTHFDSAQPTFISQLHEAGYQTAIVGKWHLGHGESHNPRAFDYWEILPDQGAYHDPVFLTSDGEHTRSGYVTDLITDMSMEWLDSIDPDRPFCLLMFHKAPHRSWEPDQRHADMYLKEDIPVPDTFDDSYENRSKAPAAAKMRVGEHLYKRDLKQDPPEGLSDDEYAAWAYQLYIKDYLRCVASIDDNVGRFLDYLERRGIEDETLVSYTSDQGFFLGEHGWYDKRFMYEESLRMPLVMSYPPEIAPGTHSDAIVANVDFAQTFLDIADVPNLSRMQGRSMRRLFSDPKPEDWRTSLYYRYWEHDDGIHHVWAHYGIRTEKYKLIYYYNDGLGLRGAAKTTYEPEWEMFDLENDPHEMVSIYDHPDYADVQRDLHAELVRAQRDVGDAPHHTDTRARASDKRGD; translated from the coding sequence ATGATCATGTCCGATGATCATGCCGCGCAGGCCGTCAGCGCCTACACCAGTGCCATCAATGAGACGCCGAATATCGACCGTATCGCCGACGCGGGGATGCGCTTTGACTCCTGTTTTTGCACCAACGCTCTGTGCACTCCATCGCGAGCGTCGATCCTCACCGGAACGTACAGCAATGTCAATCACGTTACGACGCTGAGCACACATTTTGACTCGGCTCAGCCGACGTTCATCTCGCAGCTCCACGAGGCCGGATATCAAACAGCGATCGTCGGGAAGTGGCATCTGGGGCACGGCGAATCGCACAATCCTCGCGCGTTCGACTATTGGGAGATCTTGCCTGACCAAGGTGCATACCATGATCCCGTCTTTCTCACCTCCGATGGCGAGCACACTCGCTCGGGATACGTCACCGACCTGATCACAGACATGTCGATGGAGTGGCTGGACAGCATCGACCCCGATCGCCCGTTTTGCCTCCTGATGTTTCATAAGGCGCCCCATCGCAGTTGGGAGCCGGATCAGCGCCATGCCGATATGTACCTCAAGGAGGACATTCCGGTACCAGATACGTTCGACGACAGCTATGAGAACCGGTCGAAGGCACCCGCCGCCGCGAAGATGCGAGTTGGCGAGCACCTGTACAAGCGAGATCTCAAACAAGATCCGCCCGAAGGCCTCTCAGATGACGAGTACGCCGCGTGGGCATACCAGCTGTACATCAAAGATTATCTCCGCTGCGTGGCCTCGATCGATGACAATGTCGGGCGCTTTCTCGACTATCTCGAGAGGCGCGGCATCGAGGACGAGACGCTGGTCTCGTATACGTCGGACCAGGGGTTCTTCCTCGGGGAGCATGGGTGGTACGACAAACGATTCATGTACGAAGAGTCATTGCGCATGCCCCTGGTCATGAGCTATCCGCCTGAAATCGCACCGGGAACTCACTCAGACGCGATCGTCGCCAATGTTGATTTTGCCCAGACGTTCCTTGACATCGCCGACGTTCCGAATCTGAGCCGCATGCAGGGTAGAAGCATGCGGCGGCTCTTTTCCGACCCGAAGCCCGAGGATTGGCGCACATCGCTCTATTACCGATATTGGGAGCACGATGACGGCATCCACCATGTCTGGGCCCACTACGGAATCCGCACCGAGAAGTACAAGTTGATCTATTACTACAACGACGGGCTCGGGTTACGAGGAGCAGCCAAGACAACCTACGAGCCTGAATGGGAGATGTTCGACCTCGAAAACGACCCTCATGAGATGGTAAGCATCTACGATCACCCGGACTACGCTGATGTTCAACGCGACCTGCATGCTGAACTTGTACGCGCCCAGCGGGACGTCGGTGACGCCCCGCACCACACGGACACCAGAGCCCGCGCAAGCGACAAACGCGGTGATTGA
- a CDS encoding ABC transporter substrate-binding protein, with protein MSCSQRNSRRCRWPVSERSSRNACVMRRSRMKLKSAVRRVAVTALAASLLLVAGCSPPEDDASSKITLSIGIGDDGPPTMVKNFNPFGTDNRHGTFYMYEPLFVVNTINSEKTPFLAESFEVADDAKSVTFTLRDGVTWTDGEDFDAEDVVFTFNMLKEYPALDRGSLWSSIESVTGEDKTVTVEFTGPNAPAVSRVGETLIVPEHVWSEVDDPVTFINEEPVSTGPYELGAFSPNQYSLVKNEDYWQADSVVADELVFPSTVSELDIVNKGYDWAYSFLPDPKSTWVGKAPETNRFWWPPGAPTALFLNNAKPPFDNVDFRKGLSLSLDREDISEKANQGWGSVASQSGLILPSQKDLLDPAIPDKGLISQNSDKALEAFERAGFDMSDGKLVGEDGAQVEISMMVPNNYANQVQAAKVIKKQLAQVGISLRVETPQAAAVQQSLTNGDFEMTFNWLGGTTMYDVYRGVLDSRLTAPIGEAASGNTIRYQDPETDALLDSLKAAVDEDTRTELIHQLEQVMMNEVPVIPIYHGGTWGLYSTKKVTGWPSAENPYAPGTPYNTTALLVVTNLERAG; from the coding sequence TTGAGCTGCTCACAGCGGAACAGCCGACGTTGTCGTTGGCCCGTCAGTGAGCGGAGTTCGCGAAATGCGTGCGTGATGAGGAGATCAAGGATGAAACTCAAATCTGCAGTGCGAAGGGTGGCCGTAACGGCCTTGGCTGCATCACTATTGCTCGTTGCTGGTTGCAGCCCGCCGGAGGACGATGCTAGCTCAAAAATCACCCTGTCGATCGGCATTGGTGATGATGGGCCACCGACGATGGTGAAGAACTTCAACCCATTCGGCACAGATAATCGACATGGCACGTTCTACATGTATGAGCCGCTCTTTGTGGTGAACACCATCAACAGCGAGAAGACGCCGTTTCTCGCCGAGAGCTTCGAAGTCGCAGACGACGCAAAATCGGTGACTTTTACGTTGCGGGACGGCGTCACATGGACTGACGGTGAAGATTTCGACGCGGAGGATGTCGTCTTCACCTTCAACATGCTCAAGGAGTACCCTGCGCTTGATCGAGGCAGTCTCTGGAGCAGCATCGAGTCCGTGACCGGAGAGGACAAAACGGTCACGGTCGAATTCACCGGGCCCAACGCGCCAGCGGTCTCGCGCGTCGGCGAGACCTTAATCGTTCCCGAACATGTCTGGAGCGAAGTCGATGATCCGGTGACTTTCATCAATGAAGAACCGGTGAGTACCGGGCCGTATGAGTTGGGCGCCTTCAGTCCCAACCAATACTCGTTGGTCAAAAACGAAGACTATTGGCAGGCAGATTCTGTCGTCGCAGACGAACTGGTCTTTCCCAGCACCGTCTCTGAACTGGACATTGTCAACAAAGGATACGACTGGGCATACAGCTTCTTGCCAGATCCGAAGTCGACCTGGGTCGGCAAGGCACCCGAGACCAATCGATTCTGGTGGCCGCCGGGGGCACCGACAGCGCTGTTCCTCAACAACGCGAAGCCGCCTTTTGACAATGTCGACTTCCGAAAAGGACTGTCGTTGTCTCTCGATCGAGAGGACATCTCGGAAAAGGCGAATCAGGGTTGGGGAAGCGTGGCCAGCCAAAGCGGCCTTATTCTGCCAAGTCAGAAGGACCTTCTCGATCCGGCGATTCCCGACAAAGGCCTCATTTCACAGAATTCGGACAAAGCACTCGAGGCGTTCGAGCGTGCAGGATTCGACATGAGCGATGGAAAGCTTGTTGGGGAGGACGGCGCGCAGGTCGAGATCTCCATGATGGTTCCTAACAACTACGCGAATCAGGTGCAAGCAGCCAAGGTGATCAAGAAACAACTGGCTCAGGTTGGCATCTCGCTTCGTGTCGAAACACCGCAGGCAGCGGCAGTGCAACAGAGCCTCACAAACGGCGACTTTGAGATGACGTTCAACTGGCTCGGTGGCACGACGATGTACGACGTCTATCGGGGAGTCCTCGACTCGCGACTCACAGCTCCGATTGGAGAGGCCGCGAGCGGCAATACGATCCGGTACCAGGACCCCGAGACCGACGCCCTTCTGGACTCGCTGAAGGCTGCCGTTGACGAGGACACGCGTACCGAACTGATCCACCAGCTCGAGCAGGTGATGATGAACGAGGTTCCGGTGATTCCGATTTACCACGGAGGAACCTGGGGGCTGTACAGCACCAAGAAGGTTACGGGATGGCCGAGCGCGGAGAATCCGTACGCTCCCGGGACGCCCTATAACACCACTGCCCTGCTCGTCGTGACCAACCTGGAGCGCGCTGGTTGA
- a CDS encoding ABC transporter permease: MFLLTVWAAITLNFILPRLMPGSPADAILAKLAYNGPVSPGARASIEAMLGVPDGTIWEQYVNYIGALFRLDFGLSYTFFPQEVSVLVADALPWTLFLIGTTSIIAFFIGTILGIFAAWRRNGRFDTFATVGSTFIGTVPYFWLALILLFGLGYMSGLFPTSGAYGPTAVPEFSLEFIMDALYHAVLPALSILISGLAGWVIGMRNNMVNSLGDDYVRFAQANGLRSRTVAIKYAARNAMLPQLTSFGMTLGAVVGGSLLTEMVFAYPGIGYLLFNALTNQDFPLMQALFLVITLSVLTANFVVDLLYGFLDPRTRR, from the coding sequence GTGTTCCTGCTCACGGTGTGGGCAGCTATCACACTGAACTTCATACTCCCGCGGCTGATGCCTGGTTCTCCCGCCGACGCTATCTTGGCCAAACTGGCGTACAACGGACCGGTCAGCCCGGGCGCACGTGCATCCATCGAGGCAATGCTGGGAGTTCCTGACGGCACGATCTGGGAACAGTACGTGAACTATATCGGGGCGCTCTTCCGGCTTGACTTCGGACTCTCCTACACATTTTTTCCGCAGGAAGTCTCAGTTCTCGTGGCGGACGCCCTGCCATGGACCCTGTTCCTGATCGGCACGACATCGATTATTGCCTTCTTCATCGGCACCATTCTCGGCATTTTTGCAGCATGGAGGCGGAACGGCCGCTTCGATACGTTCGCGACTGTCGGGAGCACTTTTATCGGGACCGTGCCGTACTTTTGGCTTGCATTGATACTGCTGTTCGGCCTGGGGTACATGTCGGGGCTATTTCCCACGAGCGGGGCCTACGGGCCGACGGCGGTTCCAGAGTTCAGCCTTGAGTTCATCATGGACGCGTTGTACCACGCTGTCTTGCCTGCCCTCTCGATCTTGATATCCGGCCTGGCCGGGTGGGTAATCGGCATGCGCAACAACATGGTCAACTCGCTCGGCGATGACTACGTCAGGTTCGCACAAGCGAACGGCCTGCGGTCGCGAACGGTAGCCATCAAATATGCGGCACGCAATGCGATGCTTCCACAGCTGACCTCGTTCGGCATGACCCTCGGGGCAGTGGTAGGCGGCTCACTACTGACGGAAATGGTCTTCGCGTATCCGGGAATCGGGTACCTCTTGTTCAACGCACTGACGAACCAGGACTTTCCACTGATGCAGGCGTTGTTCCTCGTGATCACGTTGAGCGTGCTGACCGCCAACTTTGTTGTGGATCTGCTCTATGGATTCCTTGACCCCAGAACTCGAAGGTGA
- a CDS encoding ABC transporter permease, with product MSNTGQLGSTTTNEVSEGLRSLPSGFEVGKRTLGVIWMNKRARVGIIILAFFVGMGVLAPWLSPYAPDNATFARNQGVSAAHWLGTTGAGEDVLSQIMYGTQISLLVGLVAGGGVSVIAVIVGLTAGYLKGWRTDVINFFINLFLVIPSLPLMIVITTYVPGQGILVIIAVIAFTGWAAGSRVLRSQTQTLRSRDFIDAAIFSGEGRLRILFREIMPNMTSLIAASFFGAATAAIGAEAGLSFLGLGDLSTISWGTMLYWAQNNNALLTGQWALLVAPGLCVALLATSLALINFGIDAVSNPRLRESTS from the coding sequence ATGAGCAACACAGGCCAATTAGGCAGTACGACGACGAACGAGGTCAGTGAAGGGCTGCGCTCATTGCCGTCCGGCTTCGAAGTGGGAAAACGCACACTCGGAGTGATCTGGATGAACAAGCGCGCACGCGTGGGAATCATCATTTTGGCGTTCTTCGTTGGCATGGGGGTACTGGCACCATGGCTCTCCCCCTATGCTCCAGACAATGCAACGTTCGCCAGGAACCAAGGCGTTTCAGCCGCGCATTGGCTGGGGACCACAGGCGCAGGCGAAGACGTGCTCTCCCAGATCATGTACGGAACGCAAATCTCGCTACTTGTGGGACTCGTCGCCGGAGGAGGAGTCAGCGTGATCGCCGTCATCGTCGGGCTGACGGCCGGGTATCTCAAGGGATGGCGCACCGACGTCATCAACTTCTTCATCAATCTGTTCCTCGTCATTCCCTCGCTTCCCCTGATGATCGTGATCACCACCTATGTTCCTGGACAAGGCATACTCGTGATAATCGCCGTCATTGCGTTTACAGGGTGGGCAGCGGGATCGCGTGTTTTGCGGTCGCAGACCCAGACGCTTCGCTCTCGCGACTTCATTGATGCCGCGATCTTCAGCGGCGAGGGGCGATTGCGCATTCTCTTCCGGGAGATCATGCCGAATATGACCTCGTTGATCGCTGCGAGCTTTTTCGGCGCGGCGACGGCGGCGATTGGAGCCGAAGCCGGACTGTCATTTCTCGGTCTGGGAGATTTGAGCACGATCAGCTGGGGCACGATGCTCTATTGGGCGCAGAACAATAACGCGCTGTTGACCGGACAGTGGGCACTTCTGGTGGCACCCGGTCTGTGCGTTGCGCTCTTGGCCACCTCATTGGCACTCATCAATTTCGGCATCGATGCGGTCAGCAATCCGCGGCTACGGGAGAGCACCTCATGA
- a CDS encoding ABC transporter ATP-binding protein produces MTERNDDRILGVDRLSVEYGQGKGSVVAVDGVTFAVNRGEFVGLVGESGSGKTTLGFALTRLLTSPARITGGTIEFEGRDISEIGGEELRQMRHRGIAMVLQSGMNALNPVRTIQNHFVDVMRAHEKLSKKEVLRRSIPLLEKVHLSPDVLSRYPHELSGGMRQRTAIAIALALEPKLMVFDEPTTALDVLVQRRVVETIKVLQENMGFTAILISHDLGLVLETTDRVMVMRQGEIVERGTASDILERPQHQYTQMLLESYVDPSGGRDQLREKLLRRADHAPADNAENDSARDPNQETAPATTSSTSAGWASRSLVVEDALKIYPGRRRDPAVTAVDGVSFELNPGEAVALVGASGSGKSTLARLVSGMEKPTSGTVSFGDGRVDKYRSRQLVEYRRHVQMVFQDPYSSLNPLQNVAYILSRPLINHARLSGDELLTRAGELLERVGLTPVSAFGAKMPHELSGGERQRVVIARALASEPEVIIADEPVSMLDVSLRAEILSLLEDLRTDLGMSMLYITHDLHSAQAVTDRTLVLNKGQIVESGSTEQVLRHPNDEYTRSLIAAIPNPYASTQQ; encoded by the coding sequence ATGACGGAGCGTAATGACGATCGAATACTAGGCGTTGATCGCCTGAGCGTCGAGTATGGACAGGGCAAAGGAAGTGTGGTCGCGGTCGACGGGGTGACCTTCGCCGTCAATCGTGGTGAATTCGTCGGCCTCGTCGGCGAATCAGGCTCAGGAAAGACGACGCTCGGCTTCGCACTGACCCGTCTTCTGACCAGCCCTGCGCGAATCACGGGTGGCACGATTGAATTCGAAGGGCGAGACATCTCCGAGATCGGCGGGGAGGAGTTGCGGCAGATGCGGCACCGCGGAATTGCCATGGTGCTGCAGAGCGGCATGAACGCGCTCAATCCCGTCAGGACGATCCAGAATCACTTTGTCGATGTGATGAGGGCGCACGAGAAGTTGTCGAAGAAGGAAGTCCTTCGTCGGTCAATTCCGCTGCTGGAAAAGGTTCATCTTTCTCCCGACGTGCTCTCACGCTATCCTCACGAACTTTCGGGCGGTATGCGCCAGAGGACAGCGATCGCCATCGCTCTCGCCTTGGAGCCGAAACTGATGGTTTTCGACGAACCAACGACGGCGCTCGACGTTCTCGTTCAGCGTCGCGTTGTTGAAACCATCAAAGTGCTCCAGGAGAACATGGGGTTCACCGCGATTCTCATCAGTCACGACTTAGGCCTGGTCCTTGAGACCACAGACCGAGTCATGGTGATGAGGCAGGGGGAGATCGTTGAACGCGGAACCGCGTCAGACATCCTCGAACGTCCACAACACCAGTACACTCAGATGCTTCTGGAGTCCTATGTTGATCCGAGTGGCGGGCGTGATCAGCTCCGAGAGAAACTGCTTCGGCGTGCGGACCACGCACCGGCTGACAACGCCGAGAACGACTCCGCGAGAGATCCGAATCAAGAAACGGCCCCGGCTACGACCAGCAGCACATCCGCCGGCTGGGCAAGCCGGTCGCTGGTCGTCGAGGATGCGCTCAAGATCTATCCGGGGCGTCGGCGAGACCCTGCGGTGACTGCTGTTGACGGTGTCTCCTTCGAGCTGAATCCGGGAGAGGCTGTTGCGCTGGTCGGCGCGAGCGGCAGCGGAAAATCGACTCTCGCACGGCTTGTGTCGGGAATGGAGAAGCCCACCTCCGGGACGGTGAGCTTTGGTGATGGACGGGTCGACAAGTACCGGTCACGGCAACTCGTCGAGTATCGACGACATGTGCAGATGGTGTTTCAGGACCCCTACTCGTCATTGAACCCACTACAGAATGTGGCGTACATTCTCTCGCGGCCACTCATCAATCACGCCCGCCTCTCCGGCGACGAATTGCTCACCAGAGCGGGGGAACTGCTGGAGCGCGTCGGTTTGACCCCCGTGAGCGCTTTCGGGGCGAAAATGCCTCATGAACTCTCGGGTGGCGAACGGCAGCGCGTCGTGATTGCACGGGCGCTGGCGTCCGAGCCGGAGGTCATCATCGCCGATGAACCGGTGTCGATGCTCGACGTATCGCTTCGTGCCGAGATCTTGAGTCTGCTTGAGGATCTCAGGACGGACCTGGGAATGAGCATGCTGTACATCACGCATGATCTTCATAGTGCACAGGCCGTGACTGACAGAACTCTTGTGCTCAATAAAGGGCAGATCGTTGAGTCCGGATCGACCGAGCAGGTTCTGCGGCATCCGAACGATGAGTACACGCGGTCACTGATCGCGGCTATTCCGAACCCCTACGCAAGTACGCAGCAATGA
- a CDS encoding alpha/beta fold hydrolase yields the protein MSAGSAPVQFDPVAPFGGDTVPMGIEVVGVPAAAGILTAYNARGITHSAEARKPVVIIPGFTGSKEDFRTLVPLLAERRWPVVVYSQRGQADSAAPLGVHNYRLDDFVADAVIVATRVGGGRPVHLVGHSFGGIVAQHAALAEPALFRSVTLLCSGPYGWPGRHADTMRIVADRGSIGLWERDHPGRLALSDAELGAESAFLRARARATSRDNLLAGAQILRDQVDVTDQLRRTGIPLHVAHGEFDDKWPINDQHGMAERLGASYSVIAGGAHSPQLEAADATTAALDGFWARLPRPHPSSNDH from the coding sequence GTGAGTGCAGGTTCAGCACCCGTCCAGTTCGATCCCGTCGCGCCGTTCGGTGGCGACACCGTACCGATGGGGATCGAGGTCGTCGGCGTTCCTGCTGCAGCGGGAATCCTCACCGCGTACAACGCGCGGGGAATCACTCACAGCGCCGAAGCGCGTAAACCAGTGGTCATCATTCCCGGATTCACCGGTTCCAAAGAAGACTTCCGCACACTTGTTCCGCTGCTGGCGGAGCGACGTTGGCCCGTTGTGGTTTACAGCCAGCGCGGTCAGGCGGACTCGGCTGCCCCGCTGGGCGTGCACAACTACCGTCTCGATGACTTCGTCGCTGACGCCGTCATTGTGGCGACGCGTGTCGGCGGTGGACGGCCTGTGCATCTTGTCGGTCACAGCTTTGGCGGAATCGTTGCGCAACATGCTGCACTGGCGGAACCTGCTCTTTTTCGCAGCGTCACGCTCCTCTGCTCTGGGCCGTACGGGTGGCCGGGGCGCCATGCTGACACCATGAGGATCGTCGCTGACCGCGGAAGCATCGGGCTCTGGGAGCGTGATCACCCGGGAAGGCTGGCGCTCAGCGATGCCGAACTCGGCGCAGAGTCAGCGTTCCTCCGGGCCCGCGCTCGAGCAACGTCACGCGACAATCTGCTCGCAGGCGCGCAGATTCTGCGCGATCAGGTCGACGTCACTGATCAACTCCGGCGGACTGGGATTCCCCTGCACGTCGCGCACGGCGAGTTCGACGACAAATGGCCGATCAACGATCAGCACGGCATGGCGGAGCGGTTGGGGGCCAGTTACAGCGTCATCGCTGGCGGGGCACATTCCCCGCAGCTCGAAGCGGCGGACGCGACAACTGCAGCCCTTGATGGCTTCTGGGCGCGTCTGCCCAGACCGCATCCATCATCTAACGATCATTAA
- a CDS encoding glycoside hydrolase family 1 protein, which translates to MPSFPRDFLWGASTAAHQVEGNNVNSNWWVKEHAAQTHVVEPSGDAMDSYHRYREDMKLLADAGLNSYRFSVEWARIEPERGFVSRAELDHYKRMIDTAREFGLEPVVTLMHFTVPRWMQDSGFWRAADAPDLFARYTEMVLPILDGVRYVCTINEPNIAAMLAGGEDAANLVAYGLPNPDLGVADALLESHRRSREVLSSVNGLKSGWTVATQAFHSTGEPGADEKLYEYGYPRDDWYLEQSAGNDFVGVQAYTRTFIGPEGPRPRASDAEKTLTGWEYFPAALELGVRSAWELSGNVPIMVTENGIATADDSRRVDYTDAALRGLQSAMADGVEVLGYQHWSALDNFEWASGFAPTFGLISVDRETFERTPKPSLAWLGEIARRGSLN; encoded by the coding sequence GTGCCGAGCTTTCCACGTGACTTTCTCTGGGGCGCGTCAACTGCGGCCCATCAGGTCGAAGGCAACAACGTCAACAGCAATTGGTGGGTGAAGGAGCATGCTGCGCAAACTCACGTCGTCGAGCCGAGCGGCGACGCCATGGACAGCTACCACCGGTATCGGGAGGACATGAAACTGCTCGCGGATGCTGGTCTGAACTCGTACCGTTTCAGCGTCGAGTGGGCGCGAATCGAGCCCGAGCGTGGGTTTGTCTCGCGGGCCGAGCTCGACCATTACAAGCGCATGATCGACACCGCACGAGAGTTCGGTCTCGAACCAGTTGTGACGCTCATGCACTTCACCGTTCCTCGATGGATGCAGGACTCCGGGTTCTGGCGTGCGGCAGATGCGCCCGATCTTTTCGCGCGATACACCGAGATGGTCCTGCCGATTCTCGACGGCGTTCGCTACGTGTGCACCATCAACGAGCCGAACATCGCGGCGATGCTCGCGGGCGGCGAGGACGCGGCGAATCTTGTGGCATATGGGCTGCCGAACCCGGACCTCGGTGTCGCTGACGCCCTTCTTGAGTCGCACCGAAGGTCGCGCGAGGTGCTCTCGAGCGTGAATGGGCTGAAGAGTGGCTGGACCGTCGCCACACAGGCATTCCACTCGACGGGGGAGCCGGGTGCCGACGAGAAACTTTATGAGTACGGCTATCCGCGCGACGACTGGTACCTCGAGCAGTCGGCTGGCAACGACTTCGTCGGCGTGCAAGCGTACACTCGGACGTTTATCGGTCCCGAAGGTCCACGGCCCCGCGCTTCCGATGCCGAAAAGACATTGACTGGCTGGGAGTACTTTCCCGCTGCGCTGGAACTCGGCGTGCGAAGCGCCTGGGAGCTGAGCGGGAACGTGCCGATCATGGTGACGGAGAATGGTATAGCGACAGCGGACGACAGCCGACGGGTCGACTATACAGACGCGGCGCTGCGTGGCCTCCAATCAGCGATGGCCGACGGCGTCGAGGTGCTCGGTTATCAGCATTGGAGCGCGCTCGACAACTTCGAGTGGGCGAGCGGTTTTGCTCCGACGTTTGGGCTGATCAGCGTAGACCGTGAAACGTTCGAGCGCACCCCCAAGCCGAGCCTTGCGTGGCTGGGCGAAATTGCTCGCCGGGGATCTCTGAACTAA
- a CDS encoding glycoside hydrolase family 172 protein has protein sequence MQGTESQDHQAQHPGGVEGLASIRNTVTRSISPENRDGAPSGGGSAIEGTGANFARELGPGWKVSPNIVVEPGTTAEIADVNGAGTIRHIWMTTGHEAWREMVLRMYWDSDQQPAVETPLGDFFGQGWAQYAHLSSIPVTVAPNGGLNSYWPMPFHSRARVTVENLSDTPQNLYYEITYDEGRPPGSNGWFHAHWHRSNPLTSGAEHVLLDDVEGRGHYVGTYLAWGVTSRGWWGEGEMKFFMDSDTAYPTINGTGTEDYFGGAWDFNVPGEGYALYSTPYLGLHQVIRPDGLYESQQRFGMYRWHVLDPIRFAERLRVQVQALGWRSRRRYLQRHDDIASTAFFYLDRTSTSRPQLPNVDELEPL, from the coding sequence GTGCAGGGCACCGAAAGTCAAGATCATCAGGCCCAACATCCAGGTGGTGTCGAGGGCCTCGCCAGCATCCGCAACACCGTGACACGCTCAATCAGTCCGGAGAACCGCGACGGGGCTCCAAGTGGCGGCGGGAGCGCTATCGAGGGGACTGGAGCCAACTTCGCTCGAGAGCTCGGCCCGGGTTGGAAAGTATCCCCGAACATCGTTGTAGAGCCGGGAACAACTGCCGAGATCGCCGATGTCAACGGCGCTGGCACAATTCGCCACATCTGGATGACGACCGGCCACGAGGCGTGGCGCGAGATGGTGCTCCGGATGTACTGGGACAGTGACCAGCAACCTGCTGTGGAGACACCGCTTGGAGACTTCTTTGGGCAAGGGTGGGCACAATATGCCCACCTCAGTTCAATCCCCGTGACGGTCGCGCCGAATGGCGGTCTCAATTCGTATTGGCCGATGCCGTTTCATTCACGGGCGCGGGTCACTGTGGAAAACCTCAGCGACACCCCGCAGAACCTGTATTACGAGATCACCTACGACGAGGGCAGACCACCCGGCTCGAACGGGTGGTTTCACGCGCATTGGCACCGAAGCAATCCACTCACCAGCGGAGCTGAACACGTATTGCTCGACGACGTTGAGGGTCGTGGGCACTATGTCGGAACCTACCTGGCATGGGGAGTCACCAGTCGCGGCTGGTGGGGCGAAGGCGAGATGAAGTTCTTCATGGACAGCGACACCGCTTACCCGACGATCAACGGCACGGGGACCGAGGACTACTTCGGTGGAGCATGGGACTTTAACGTCCCGGGTGAGGGATACGCTCTGTACTCGACTCCGTACCTCGGGCTCCATCAAGTGATCCGTCCTGACGGACTCTACGAGAGCCAACAGCGATTCGGCATGTACCGATGGCACGTTCTCGACCCGATTAGGTTCGCGGAGCGACTGCGGGTTCAGGTGCAGGCACTGGGCTGGCGGTCGCGCCGCCGGTACCTCCAGCGGCACGATGACATTGCGTCTACAGCGTTCTTCTACCTTGATCGGACATCGACGTCGCGGCCTCAACTTCCGAACGTCGACGAACTCGAGCCTCTCTGA
- a CDS encoding LysR family transcriptional regulator produces MLDMRRLRVLHELKQRGTLSAVADALAYSPSAVSQQLAQLEREAGVPLVTKAGRRVALTPQGEVLAAHAATLLDGLEAAESAVSQTLASVSGTVRLAVFQSAAHAIIPRAISLVAEQHPQLRVITVEREPDEALFEVAARDFDLVIAEQYPGHTRALRTDLDRVRLGHDAIRLAMPPIPDAVDTSIATVDDFAASVRTLPWVMEPQGTASRSWALQLCRHAGFEPDVRFETADLMAHIRLIRSGNAVGLLPDLVWAGEAPSVNLHELPGNPQREVFTSARPANASRPGVLAVRAALAEAVAEIAP; encoded by the coding sequence ATGCTGGATATGCGACGGTTGCGCGTGCTTCACGAGCTGAAGCAGCGTGGCACCCTCTCGGCCGTGGCAGACGCCCTCGCCTACAGTCCTTCTGCCGTGTCGCAGCAGCTTGCGCAGCTGGAGCGCGAGGCCGGCGTTCCCCTCGTGACGAAGGCGGGACGCCGTGTTGCATTGACGCCACAGGGCGAGGTGCTCGCCGCGCACGCTGCCACTCTGCTCGACGGACTCGAGGCCGCAGAGTCGGCTGTGTCTCAGACGCTCGCGTCCGTGTCGGGCACCGTGAGGCTCGCCGTCTTTCAGTCGGCGGCGCACGCGATCATTCCGCGCGCGATCAGCCTCGTCGCCGAGCAGCATCCGCAATTGCGCGTGATCACCGTCGAACGGGAGCCAGACGAAGCGCTGTTCGAAGTGGCCGCCCGCGACTTCGATCTCGTCATCGCCGAGCAATACCCGGGGCACACGCGGGCGCTCCGCACCGATCTCGACCGCGTGCGGCTCGGGCACGACGCGATTCGGCTGGCGATGCCGCCAATACCGGATGCCGTCGACACATCGATCGCCACGGTCGACGACTTCGCGGCATCCGTTCGCACGCTCCCCTGGGTGATGGAGCCGCAGGGCACGGCGTCGCGGAGCTGGGCGCTGCAGCTGTGCCGCCACGCGGGATTCGAGCCGGATGTGCGGTTCGAAACCGCCGACCTTATGGCGCACATTCGCCTGATCCGCAGCGGCAACGCCGTGGGGCTGCTCCCCGATCTGGTGTGGGCAGGCGAGGCTCCGTCCGTGAATCTGCACGAGTTGCCGGGCAATCCGCAGCGGGAGGTCTTCACCTCGGCCCGGCCCGCCAACGCGTCGCGCCCAGGGGTGCTCGCCGTGCGCGCTGCCCTGGCCGAAGCCGTCGCCGAGATCGCGCCCTGA